In Nocardia asteroides, a single genomic region encodes these proteins:
- a CDS encoding TetR/AcrR family transcriptional regulator, whose product MTEAATAGRRANRRGLRSRESMLEAAISSLATGDPAAVSGNRIARDIGATWGVVKYQFGGIDGLWAAVLRHTADQRGDLPAGLEPGGTLRDRVAAMINALVTGLRRPESLAIETLRAALPRDHAELERDYPLTAAELASWKPNWERACQNAFADLGLDPVRVRRVAALIPAAMRGITSERTLGTYGDLDDAVEALIGGIVAYLER is encoded by the coding sequence ATGACCGAAGCGGCGACGGCGGGGCGACGCGCCAACCGGCGCGGCCTCCGCTCCAGGGAGAGCATGCTGGAGGCGGCGATCAGCTCGCTGGCCACCGGCGATCCGGCGGCGGTCTCCGGCAATCGGATCGCCAGGGACATCGGCGCCACCTGGGGCGTGGTCAAGTACCAGTTCGGCGGGATCGACGGGCTCTGGGCGGCGGTGCTGCGGCACACCGCCGATCAGCGCGGCGATCTGCCCGCCGGGCTGGAGCCGGGCGGCACGCTCCGCGATCGGGTGGCCGCCATGATCAACGCGCTCGTCACCGGGTTGCGCAGGCCGGAGTCGCTGGCCATCGAGACGCTGCGCGCCGCGCTCCCCCGCGACCACGCCGAACTCGAGCGCGACTACCCGCTGACCGCCGCCGAACTGGCCTCCTGGAAGCCGAATTGGGAGCGCGCCTGCCAGAACGCCTTCGCCGACCTCGGGCTCGACCCGGTCCGGGTGCGCCGGGTGGCCGCGCTCATCCCGGCGGCCATGCGCGGCATCACCTCCGAGCGCACGCTCGGCACCTACGGCGACCTGGACGACGCGGTGGAGGCGCTGATCGGCGGGATCGTCGCGTACCTGGAGCGGTGA
- a CDS encoding flavin reductase family protein has translation MQQQFRAPADADGLRRAFGAFPSGVVAVCAEIDGVPVGLAVSSFVPVSLDPPLVSFCVQLGSATWPVLRSSGKLGLSLLGTEQRAAARSLGTRAGDRFQGVTVHRGEAGAVFVDGSAAWIEGTLETVVPAGDHEVALVRIERIATQDGAEPLIFHGSRFRQLRTEPV, from the coding sequence ATGCAGCAGCAGTTCCGTGCCCCGGCCGACGCGGACGGCCTGCGCCGTGCCTTCGGGGCCTTCCCCAGTGGCGTGGTCGCGGTCTGCGCCGAAATCGACGGCGTCCCGGTGGGATTGGCGGTGAGCAGCTTCGTCCCGGTCTCGCTCGACCCGCCGCTCGTCTCGTTCTGCGTCCAGCTCGGCTCGGCCACCTGGCCGGTGCTGCGCAGCTCGGGCAAGCTCGGTCTCAGCCTGCTCGGCACCGAGCAGCGCGCCGCCGCCCGCAGCCTCGGCACCCGCGCCGGTGACCGCTTCCAGGGCGTCACCGTGCACCGCGGCGAGGCGGGCGCGGTCTTCGTCGACGGCTCGGCCGCCTGGATCGAGGGCACGCTGGAGACGGTGGTACCCGCGGGCGATCACGAGGTCGCGCTGGTCCGGATCGAGCGGATCGCCACCCAAGACGGCGCGGAGCCGCTCATCTTCCACGGCAGCCGGTTCCGGCAGCTGCGCACCGAGCCGGTCTGA
- a CDS encoding acetyl-CoA acetyltransferase, with amino-acid sequence MPESLHEAVPPRTPVIVGVGQAAERLGADGYRALSAADLAAEAVRAALTDAAVPASGIDTIAAVRAFDVASPYAVAALGAPDNVPRAVAARVGADPARAILGPTGGQSPQQLLTELCRDIAAGRGETALLFGAETISTVRHLAGLPRDQHPDYSERHPGSLADRGYRITGLTAACAAQHGLVEPTVVYSAMENARRTRLGASRAAYARAIGELFAPFTAVAAANPYAAAPVERGAAELVTVDARNRAITDVYTRFVVARDQVNQAAAVLVTTTEHADRLGIPAEQRVYLHGWADLSERGLLERPALDRSPAAVAAVRHALDTAGIGLDDVAALDLYSCFPIAVFNLCDGLGLAPDNPRGLTVTGGLPFFGGAGNNYSAHGIAEIVARLRRTPGGYGLVAANGGVLSKHSVGVYSTTPAPFPEDGAAGLQAELDAVPTVPVAHRADGWGTVESWVVSYDRDGSPRGIVIGRLDDGRRFLANTADAAATALLTDAEHPAGERVYVRATDAGNRVTLSRPEPKPAAPPRDSAHLTVTTAGHVLEIALNRPELDAEVLRDLEHALAAYQRDPELWVAIVTGGENFALGVDPAAAGSPLLLLLRSHRVWTGRPASHGAKPVVAAVTGRADGAGLALALACDLVVADEAASFAVTDPAVGLPPALGVLEALPRLAGPALARDLILTGRRLTAPEALAAGLIARTAPHGKALDAAREVAADIVARSPVALRAALTFLRAADEYPGETDRHAAALADVVLAAHDPSEGFAAYRQGRQPNWRLE; translated from the coding sequence GTGCCGGAGAGCCTCCACGAAGCGGTGCCGCCGCGCACCCCCGTGATCGTCGGCGTGGGTCAGGCCGCGGAGCGGCTCGGCGCCGACGGCTACCGCGCGCTCTCCGCCGCCGACCTCGCCGCCGAGGCGGTGCGCGCGGCGCTCACCGACGCCGCCGTGCCCGCGTCCGGCATCGACACCATCGCCGCGGTGCGCGCCTTCGACGTGGCCAGCCCGTACGCCGTGGCCGCGCTCGGCGCCCCGGACAACGTGCCGCGCGCCGTCGCCGCCCGGGTCGGCGCCGACCCGGCGCGCGCCATCCTCGGCCCGACCGGCGGGCAGAGCCCGCAGCAGCTCCTCACCGAGCTGTGCCGGGACATCGCGGCGGGCCGCGGCGAGACCGCGCTGCTCTTCGGCGCGGAGACCATCTCCACCGTGCGGCACCTGGCCGGGCTCCCCCGCGACCAGCACCCCGACTACTCGGAGCGGCACCCGGGCAGCCTGGCGGACCGCGGCTACCGGATCACCGGCCTCACCGCCGCCTGCGCCGCGCAGCACGGGCTGGTGGAGCCGACCGTCGTGTACTCGGCCATGGAGAACGCCAGGCGCACCCGGCTCGGCGCCTCCCGGGCGGCGTACGCCCGCGCCATCGGCGAGCTCTTCGCTCCCTTCACCGCGGTCGCCGCGGCCAACCCGTACGCGGCCGCCCCGGTCGAGCGGGGCGCCGCCGAGCTGGTCACCGTCGACGCGCGCAACCGCGCGATCACCGACGTCTACACCCGCTTCGTGGTGGCGCGGGACCAGGTCAACCAGGCCGCGGCGGTGCTAGTCACCACCACCGAGCACGCCGACCGGCTCGGCATCCCGGCGGAGCAGCGGGTCTACCTGCACGGCTGGGCGGATCTGTCCGAGCGCGGACTGCTGGAGCGCCCGGCGCTGGACCGCAGCCCGGCCGCGGTGGCGGCGGTGCGGCACGCGCTGGACACGGCCGGGATCGGGCTGGACGACGTGGCCGCGCTCGACCTCTACAGCTGCTTCCCGATCGCGGTCTTCAACCTCTGCGACGGGCTCGGGCTGGCCCCGGACAACCCACGCGGGCTCACCGTCACCGGCGGGCTCCCCTTCTTCGGCGGCGCGGGCAACAACTACAGCGCGCACGGCATCGCGGAGATCGTCGCGCGGCTGCGCCGCACACCCGGCGGGTACGGGCTGGTCGCGGCGAACGGCGGCGTGCTCAGCAAGCACTCGGTCGGCGTCTACTCGACCACGCCCGCGCCCTTCCCGGAAGACGGCGCGGCCGGGCTCCAGGCCGAGCTGGACGCCGTGCCCACCGTGCCGGTGGCGCACCGCGCCGACGGCTGGGGCACCGTCGAATCCTGGGTGGTGAGCTACGACAGGGACGGCAGCCCGCGCGGCATCGTGATCGGCCGGCTGGACGACGGCCGCCGCTTCCTCGCGAATACCGCCGACGCGGCCGCCACCGCCCTGCTCACCGATGCCGAGCACCCCGCCGGAGAGCGGGTCTACGTGCGCGCCACCGATGCGGGCAACCGCGTCACCCTGAGCCGCCCCGAGCCGAAACCGGCGGCACCGCCGCGCGATTCGGCGCACCTCACGGTCACCACCGCCGGACACGTCCTGGAGATCGCGCTGAACCGGCCCGAGCTGGACGCCGAGGTGCTGCGCGACCTCGAGCACGCCCTCGCGGCGTACCAGCGCGACCCCGAGCTGTGGGTTGCCATCGTCACCGGCGGTGAGAACTTCGCGCTCGGCGTCGATCCCGCCGCCGCCGGATCGCCGCTGCTCCTGCTGCTGCGGTCGCACCGGGTCTGGACCGGCCGCCCGGCATCGCACGGCGCCAAACCGGTCGTCGCCGCCGTCACCGGCCGCGCCGACGGCGCCGGGCTCGCGCTCGCGCTCGCCTGCGACCTGGTGGTCGCCGACGAGGCCGCGAGCTTCGCCGTCACCGACCCCGCGGTGGGGCTCCCGCCCGCGCTCGGCGTGCTGGAGGCGCTGCCCCGGCTGGCCGGCCCCGCGCTCGCCCGCGACCTGATCCTCACCGGCCGCCGCCTCACCGCCCCCGAGGCGCTGGCCGCCGGGCTGATCGCGCGCACGGCCCCGCACGGCAAGGCGCTCGACGCCGCCCGCGAGGTGGCCGCCGACATCGTCGCCCGCTCCCCCGTCGCGCTGCGCGCCGCGCTCACCTTCCTGCGCGCGGCCGACGAATACCCCGGCGAGACCGATCGGCACGCGGCGGCGCTCGCCGACGTGGTCCTCGCCGCGCACGACCCGTCCGAGGGGTTCGCGGCGTACCGCCAAGGGCGCCAGCCGAACTGGCGCCTCGAATGA
- a CDS encoding DUF3052 domain-containing protein: MAEVSTSPADRLGFEAGQVVLEIGYDDDVDDDLRQAIEALIGQELVDEDYEELADGVVLWYRDDDGDLTDILVDANGSLGSGGTLWLLTPKTGREGYVQPSDIADAAHTAGLAQTSSATVAPEWSGAKLVAPKR, translated from the coding sequence GTGGCGGAGGTTTCCACCAGTCCGGCGGACCGGCTCGGGTTCGAAGCGGGCCAGGTCGTCCTGGAGATCGGGTACGACGACGACGTCGATGACGACCTGCGCCAGGCGATCGAGGCCCTGATCGGGCAGGAGCTGGTCGACGAGGACTACGAGGAACTCGCCGACGGGGTCGTGCTCTGGTACCGCGACGACGACGGCGACCTGACCGACATCCTGGTCGACGCCAACGGCTCGCTCGGCAGCGGCGGCACCCTGTGGCTGCTCACCCCCAAGACCGGGCGCGAAGGCTACGTCCAGCCGAGCGACATCGCCGACGCCGCGCACACGGCGGGCCTGGCCCAGACCAGCTCGGCGACGGTCGCGCCGGAGTGGTCCGGGGCCAAGCTGGTCGCCCCGAAGCGCTAG
- a CDS encoding NAD(P)-binding domain-containing protein: protein MPATTTVVVGAGHNGLAISRHLAARSIDHVVLERGRVAHSWRTQRWDSLRLLTPNWMTRLPGHAYDGDDPDGYLSAAEVADFVTGYAAASAAPVRPETTVTAVRATDAGFTVATDRGDWSARSVVLASGATVSPVPALAAALPDGIESIAALHYRNPGQLPDGGVLVVGGAASGVQIAEEIHRSGRPVTLATGEHVRVPRRYRDRDILWWLDEIGLLDERWDRIDDIVRARNLASFQLVGGGRTVDFNALQEQGIRLVGKLAGIRDGKAQFSGSLRNVVTLADLKLNRLLDSIDAHAGGTGERPDPTRVPDSPLLLDLTSGEIRSVVWATGIKPDHSWLEVPAFDPRGRLRHHGGVVDWPGLYVTGLPVLRRRRSTYIDGSDADAAELTAHLAEHLGGADPHPRPVEAS, encoded by the coding sequence ATGCCGGCCACGACCACCGTCGTGGTCGGGGCCGGACACAACGGCCTGGCAATCAGCCGCCACCTGGCCGCCCGCTCGATCGACCACGTTGTCCTCGAGCGCGGCCGGGTGGCGCACTCCTGGCGCACCCAGCGCTGGGATTCGCTGCGTCTGCTCACGCCCAACTGGATGACCCGGCTGCCCGGCCACGCCTACGACGGCGACGACCCCGACGGCTACCTGAGCGCCGCCGAGGTGGCGGACTTCGTCACCGGCTACGCCGCGGCCTCGGCCGCTCCGGTTCGGCCCGAGACCACGGTGACCGCGGTGCGCGCCACCGACGCCGGCTTCACCGTCGCCACCGACCGGGGTGACTGGTCGGCGCGCAGCGTCGTACTCGCCTCCGGCGCCACGGTCTCCCCGGTGCCCGCGCTCGCCGCCGCGCTCCCGGACGGCATCGAATCGATTGCCGCACTGCACTACCGGAACCCGGGACAGTTGCCCGATGGCGGTGTGCTCGTGGTCGGCGGCGCCGCCAGCGGCGTGCAGATCGCCGAGGAGATCCACCGCTCCGGCCGCCCGGTCACGCTCGCCACCGGCGAGCACGTCCGGGTGCCGCGGCGCTATCGGGACCGCGACATCCTCTGGTGGCTGGACGAGATCGGGCTGCTCGACGAGCGCTGGGACCGCATCGACGACATCGTGCGCGCCCGCAACCTGGCCTCGTTCCAGCTGGTCGGCGGCGGCCGCACGGTCGACTTCAACGCGCTGCAGGAGCAGGGCATCCGGCTGGTCGGCAAGCTGGCCGGGATCAGGGACGGGAAGGCGCAGTTCTCCGGTTCCCTGCGCAATGTGGTGACGCTGGCCGACCTGAAGCTGAACCGCCTACTGGACAGCATCGACGCGCACGCGGGCGGCACCGGCGAGCGCCCGGACCCGACCAGGGTCCCGGACTCCCCGCTGCTGCTCGACCTGACCAGCGGCGAGATCCGCTCGGTGGTGTGGGCGACCGGCATCAAGCCGGACCACTCCTGGCTGGAGGTGCCCGCCTTCGACCCGCGCGGGCGGCTGCGGCACCACGGCGGCGTGGTGGACTGGCCCGGGCTCTACGTCACCGGGCTGCCGGTGCTGCGGCGCAGGCGCTCCACCTACATCGACGGGTCGGACGCCGACGCCGCCGAGCTCACCGCGCACCTCGCGGAGCACCTCGGCGGCGCGGACCCGCACCCGCGACCGGTCGAGGCGTCCTAG
- a CDS encoding OsmC family protein: MTGTAPAVDNGVNVEHLLGARAALADSPEIAKFEWRSTVSWVRGTHSQTEVETFYGLGGEQAHTRKFTFDADHPPQFAAEDNGITPAEYVLVALGSCLTAGIASVAQQRQIKLNSVVATVRADFDLHGILGADPEVRNGFSNITVDYNIDADASPADIQALVAQSQKRSAVYDALTNPTNVEVKVNAS, translated from the coding sequence ATGACCGGAACCGCCCCCGCCGTCGACAACGGCGTCAACGTCGAGCACCTGCTCGGCGCCCGCGCCGCGCTGGCCGACTCGCCGGAGATCGCGAAGTTCGAGTGGCGCTCGACGGTGAGCTGGGTGCGCGGCACGCACAGCCAGACCGAGGTGGAGACCTTCTACGGCCTCGGCGGCGAGCAGGCGCACACCAGGAAGTTCACCTTCGACGCCGACCACCCGCCGCAGTTCGCCGCCGAGGACAACGGCATCACCCCGGCCGAGTACGTGCTGGTAGCGCTCGGCTCCTGCCTGACCGCGGGCATCGCCTCGGTCGCCCAGCAGCGCCAGATCAAGCTGAACTCGGTGGTCGCCACCGTGCGCGCCGACTTCGACCTGCACGGCATCCTGGGCGCCGACCCCGAGGTGCGCAACGGCTTCTCGAACATCACCGTCGACTACAACATCGACGCCGATGCCTCGCCCGCCGACATCCAGGCGCTGGTCGCGCAGTCGCAGAAGCGCTCGGCGGTCTACGACGCGCTGACCAACCCGACCAACGTCGAGGTCAAGGTCAACGCGTCCTGA
- a CDS encoding CoA-binding protein, whose product MSDSVETHLVNGLTLSLPADSPRAKQLHSERTWLGPSAKERLKILRRAKSIAVVGFSTNPARASYFVGTYLVQSTDYTVYFINPNAAGRSVLGHEIFGSLADLPETPDVVCVFRKASDIPSVVDDVAALTPAPVLWVQLGIWNEDAARDAETRGLTVVMDRCLKIEHARFHGGLHLLGFDTGQITARKTVR is encoded by the coding sequence GTGAGCGATAGCGTCGAAACCCATCTGGTGAACGGGCTCACCCTCTCCCTGCCCGCGGACTCGCCACGGGCCAAGCAACTGCACAGCGAGCGCACCTGGCTGGGCCCCTCGGCCAAGGAGCGGCTGAAAATCCTGCGCCGGGCGAAGAGCATCGCGGTGGTCGGGTTCTCCACGAACCCGGCACGGGCGAGCTACTTCGTCGGCACCTACCTGGTGCAGTCCACCGACTACACGGTGTACTTCATCAACCCGAACGCGGCCGGGCGCAGCGTGCTCGGCCACGAGATCTTCGGCTCGCTCGCCGACCTGCCGGAGACCCCGGATGTCGTCTGCGTTTTCCGGAAGGCGAGCGATATCCCGTCCGTGGTCGACGACGTCGCCGCGCTCACCCCGGCCCCGGTGCTCTGGGTGCAGCTCGGCATCTGGAACGAGGACGCCGCCCGCGACGCCGAAACTCGCGGGCTGACCGTCGTGATGGACCGCTGCCTGAAGATCGAGCACGCCCGCTTCCACGGCGGGCTGCACCTGCTCGGCTTCGACACCGGCCAGATCACCGCCCGCAAGACCGTTCGCTAG
- a CDS encoding O-acetylhomoserine aminocarboxypropyltransferase/cysteine synthase family protein, whose protein sequence is MADREYGFRTRAIHAGNIPDAVSGARALPIYQSAAFVFDDTADAAARFALQKYGNVYSRLANPTVASFEERIASLEGGLGAVATASGMGAEFITFAALAGAGDHIVAGAQLYGGTLTQLDNTLRRFGVETTFVASDDPAAYAAAITDRTKLIFVETVANPSGGIADLERLADVAHAAGVPLIVDSTIPTPYLNRPLEWGADIVIHSATKFLGGHGTTLGGVVVESGRFDWHNPRFPLFDEVVPHYGGLTWNGNFGEYAFLTRLRAEQLRDIGPSLGPQAAWQLALGVETLPLRMQNHVENARAVAEWLEADSRVDFVNWAGLPGHPHHERAAKYLPLGPGSVFGFGVEGGREAGRTFIESLDLASHLANIGDTKTLVIHPASTTHAQLTEQQLVEAGVAPGLVRISVGLEDVDDILHDLDQALHAAAKEKTA, encoded by the coding sequence ATGGCTGATCGTGAATACGGGTTCCGGACCAGGGCGATTCACGCGGGGAACATCCCGGACGCGGTGAGCGGCGCGCGGGCGCTGCCGATCTACCAGTCGGCGGCGTTCGTCTTCGACGACACCGCCGACGCGGCCGCCCGGTTCGCCCTGCAGAAGTACGGCAACGTCTACTCCCGGCTGGCGAACCCGACGGTCGCCAGCTTCGAGGAGCGGATCGCCAGCCTGGAGGGCGGGCTCGGCGCCGTCGCCACCGCGAGCGGGATGGGCGCGGAGTTCATCACCTTCGCCGCGCTGGCCGGCGCGGGCGACCACATCGTGGCGGGCGCGCAGCTCTACGGCGGCACGCTGACCCAGCTGGACAACACGCTGCGCCGCTTCGGCGTCGAGACCACCTTCGTCGCCTCGGACGATCCAGCGGCTTATGCCGCCGCGATCACCGACCGGACCAAGCTGATCTTCGTCGAGACGGTGGCGAACCCGTCCGGTGGCATCGCCGACCTGGAGAGGCTGGCCGACGTGGCGCACGCGGCCGGGGTGCCGCTGATCGTCGACTCGACCATTCCCACGCCGTACCTGAACCGGCCGCTGGAGTGGGGCGCCGACATCGTCATCCACTCGGCCACCAAGTTCCTCGGCGGGCACGGCACCACGCTCGGCGGCGTCGTGGTGGAGTCCGGCCGGTTCGACTGGCACAATCCGCGCTTCCCGCTCTTCGACGAGGTCGTGCCGCACTACGGCGGGCTCACCTGGAACGGCAACTTCGGCGAGTACGCCTTCCTCACCCGGCTGCGCGCCGAGCAGCTGCGCGACATCGGGCCCTCGCTCGGGCCGCAAGCCGCCTGGCAGCTGGCGCTCGGCGTCGAGACGCTGCCGCTGCGCATGCAGAACCACGTGGAGAACGCCCGCGCGGTGGCGGAGTGGCTGGAAGCGGACTCCCGGGTCGACTTCGTGAACTGGGCCGGGCTGCCGGGGCACCCGCACCACGAGCGTGCCGCCAAGTACCTGCCGCTCGGGCCGGGCAGCGTGTTCGGCTTCGGCGTCGAGGGTGGCCGGGAGGCGGGGCGGACCTTCATCGAATCCTTGGATCTGGCAAGCCATCTGGCGAATATCGGTGACACCAAGACGCTGGTGATCCACCCGGCGTCGACCACGCACGCGCAGCTCACCGAGCAGCAGCTGGTGGAGGCGGGCGTCGCGCCGGGGCTGGTGCGGATCAGTGTCGGGCTGGAAGATGTGGACGATATCCTGCACGACCTGGACCAGGCACTGCACGCCGCGGCGAAGGAGAAGACAGCGTGA
- a CDS encoding OsmC family protein yields the protein MTANTVLNNVDIEAVGGLVRAIQQDPAKAQTTWAAHVAWKGAFASESKVRQFAPAPSDEPAALGGGDTAANPVEQLLGALGNCLAVGYAANATVAGIELRDVKIDLRGDLDLHVFLGLADGHAGFDSITATVTIDADATPEQLAELHARVQASSPVGHTLRNSVPLEVRLG from the coding sequence ATGACCGCGAACACCGTGCTCAACAACGTCGATATCGAGGCCGTCGGCGGCCTCGTGCGGGCGATTCAGCAGGATCCGGCGAAGGCGCAGACAACCTGGGCTGCGCACGTGGCGTGGAAGGGCGCGTTCGCCTCGGAGTCGAAGGTGCGGCAGTTCGCGCCCGCCCCCTCGGACGAGCCCGCCGCGCTCGGCGGTGGTGACACCGCGGCGAACCCGGTGGAGCAGCTGCTCGGGGCGCTCGGCAACTGCCTGGCGGTGGGGTACGCGGCCAATGCGACGGTGGCAGGCATCGAGCTCAGGGATGTGAAGATCGACCTGCGGGGCGATCTCGACCTGCACGTCTTCCTCGGGCTCGCCGACGGCCACGCGGGGTTCGATTCGATCACCGCGACGGTGACCATCGATGCCGACGCCACGCCGGAGCAGCTCGCCGAGCTGCACGCCAGGGTGCAGGCCAGTTCGCCGGTCGGGCACACCCTGCGCAACTCGGTGCCGCTCGAGGTGCGGCTTGGCTGA
- a CDS encoding carboxymuconolactone decarboxylase family protein — translation MPRLREVPRAEVTDEKILFFYDRLFGPEKDPAVDHGTIHATPGDWWTVFAQSPEVFRHAVRGFALYRTAALDPLLRELGQSRAGFARGSQFVFSQHCKQMRALGMPEEKIAAIPHWQVSTAYSALERAVLAYTDGLVLDGGRVPDGVFEVLREHLGDPEILQLTYITAMYDMHATICRALRLEFDDRPEPIEEYQVPAGVEPRDLSADLSAE, via the coding sequence GTGCCCCGTCTGCGTGAGGTGCCCCGCGCCGAAGTCACCGACGAGAAGATCCTGTTCTTCTACGACCGCCTGTTCGGCCCCGAGAAGGATCCCGCCGTCGACCACGGCACCATCCACGCCACCCCCGGCGACTGGTGGACCGTCTTCGCCCAGTCGCCCGAGGTCTTCCGGCACGCCGTGCGCGGCTTCGCGCTCTACCGCACCGCCGCGCTCGACCCGCTGCTGCGCGAGCTGGGCCAGAGCCGGGCCGGCTTCGCCAGGGGTAGCCAGTTCGTCTTCTCCCAGCACTGCAAGCAGATGCGCGCGCTCGGCATGCCGGAGGAGAAGATCGCCGCGATCCCGCACTGGCAGGTCAGCACCGCCTACTCCGCCCTGGAGCGCGCGGTGCTCGCCTACACCGACGGGCTGGTCCTCGACGGCGGCCGGGTGCCGGACGGGGTATTCGAGGTGCTGCGGGAGCACCTGGGCGACCCGGAGATCCTGCAGCTCACCTACATCACCGCCATGTACGACATGCACGCCACCATCTGCCGCGCGCTGCGGCTGGAGTTCGACGACCGGCCGGAGCCGATCGAGGAGTATCAGGTGCCGGCGGGCGTCGAGCCGCGCGACCTCTCCGCCGATCTCTCGGCGGAGTAG
- a CDS encoding VOC family protein — protein MTVKSTGGTAMASVDAKYELRGINHLALVCADMRRTIDFYSGVLGMPLVKTIELPGELGQHFFFDCGGGNTLAFFWLADAPDAAPGLAAPKGLPDEGELLSAVGSMNHVAFAVPPERFDEYFRRLPADGVRVSRILNHDDSTRGVSRDVHPGTFVRSFYFQDPDGVLLEFACWTRTFTADDVTHEPRTAADRRTRAPS, from the coding sequence ATGACTGTCAAGTCAACCGGAGGGACCGCCATGGCCTCGGTCGATGCCAAGTACGAGCTGCGCGGGATCAACCACCTCGCCCTGGTCTGCGCGGACATGCGGCGCACCATCGACTTCTACTCCGGCGTGCTCGGCATGCCGCTGGTCAAGACCATCGAGCTCCCCGGCGAGCTGGGGCAGCACTTTTTCTTCGACTGCGGCGGCGGCAACACCCTCGCCTTCTTCTGGCTGGCCGACGCGCCGGACGCCGCGCCGGGGCTGGCCGCGCCGAAGGGGCTGCCGGACGAGGGCGAGCTGCTCAGCGCCGTCGGCTCGATGAACCACGTCGCCTTCGCGGTCCCGCCGGAGCGGTTCGACGAGTACTTCCGGCGCCTGCCCGCCGATGGCGTCCGGGTCAGCCGGATCCTGAACCACGACGACAGCACCCGCGGCGTCTCCCGCGACGTACACCCCGGCACCTTCGTCCGCTCCTTCTACTTCCAGGACCCGGACGGCGTGCTGCTCGAATTCGCCTGCTGGACCAGGACCTTCACCGCGGACGATGTGACGCACGAGCCGCGCACCGCCGCCGACCGCCGCACCCGGGCCCCGTCCTGA
- a CDS encoding TetR/AcrR family transcriptional regulator: MPQTSVNTAETLTPRGRRTRDALLAAARTVFETVGFPECRVELITTEAEVSYGTFYRYFESKEHIFTELSTQLFEDVHRREPVDPGRSPAERLIASNRSYYRAYRRNAKMMAIVEQVATFNEEFRALRHEHRGQLIDRSARAIARWQRAGLAAPGLDPVLAARAMAAMVDHTLYLWLVQGDDADEAALLDTLDRMCLGALGLTAGAGE; the protein is encoded by the coding sequence GTGCCCCAGACGTCTGTCAACACCGCCGAGACGCTGACCCCCCGCGGCCGCCGGACCAGGGACGCGCTGCTCGCCGCCGCCCGCACGGTCTTCGAGACGGTCGGCTTCCCGGAGTGCCGGGTCGAGCTGATCACCACCGAGGCCGAGGTCTCCTACGGCACCTTCTACCGCTATTTCGAGTCCAAGGAGCACATCTTCACGGAGCTCAGCACCCAGCTCTTCGAGGACGTGCACCGCCGCGAGCCCGTCGATCCCGGCCGCTCCCCCGCCGAGCGGCTGATCGCCTCGAACCGCTCCTACTACCGGGCGTACCGGCGCAACGCGAAGATGATGGCGATCGTCGAGCAGGTCGCCACCTTCAACGAGGAGTTCCGCGCGCTGCGGCACGAGCACCGCGGGCAGCTCATCGACCGCTCCGCGCGCGCCATCGCACGCTGGCAGCGGGCGGGGCTGGCCGCGCCGGGGCTGGACCCGGTGCTCGCGGCCCGCGCCATGGCCGCCATGGTCGACCACACCCTCTACCTCTGGCTCGTCCAGGGCGACGACGCCGACGAGGCGGCGCTGCTCGACACCCTCGACCGGATGTGCCTCGGCGCGCTCGGCCTCACCGCGGGTGCCGGGGAGTGA